From the genome of Fervidobacterium thailandense, one region includes:
- a CDS encoding RelA/SpoT family protein has product MIVQTLSNLISELEQLLGRELNEREKELIAKAYEIAEVAYSGLVRKSGEPFITHPIEVAKIVASLKLDVESIVAALLHDAIEDSNGKVTFETIEKHFGREIALIVDGVTKVSKINAPVGNVEQRKKLETIQKMLFAMAEDVRVIFVKLADRLHNMRTIDFVEDEEKKRYKAMETLEIYAPIAHKLGINVIKSELEDICFKVLYYDEYQRIKQMMAQKKVEREERIKTYIQQLSSALQEHNIDATVEGRYKHYYSIWKKMIQKGKDFNELYDLMGLRAIVKDVTTCYTTVGIVHNLWVPLPGRFKDYIAAPKSNGYRSIHTTVVTQFGEPLEVQIRDIQMHEEAEYGLIAHWAYKEGEGRVDVKQKWILRISEWRKELAQGLASVDDLKKELQMSEVFVLTPKGEIVHLPYGATPIDFAYAIHTEIGHHYAGAKVNGKIVPIDYQLNNGDVVEIIVNKSSPGPSLDWLRYAKSPRTKAKIKRFFKEKEREKLIERGKDVLRQVAKRLNVSIDELLQREEIKKYMQSHQIDEEEFITRLGDRTITQDELLVILGIKEVPKKKQERRQKKSPTSLVLVDGIDTLDIHFAKCCNPIPGDKIVAVSSKRGVTIHRSNCQNVIGLGSDRKFPALWRADLTAQFGVDLKMELDRKERVPDILSKAMERKYELRNFKFLEISYDYVIVSVTVAVKSLEELENMMHFFTGLPGVRKVVRV; this is encoded by the coding sequence ATGATTGTGCAAACGCTCAGTAACTTGATTAGCGAACTGGAGCAATTGTTAGGTAGAGAGTTGAATGAGCGCGAAAAAGAATTAATAGCAAAAGCCTACGAAATCGCAGAAGTAGCTTACAGCGGACTTGTGAGAAAGTCTGGAGAACCTTTTATCACCCATCCGATAGAAGTTGCCAAGATAGTGGCGAGCCTCAAGCTCGACGTGGAGAGCATTGTCGCGGCTTTACTTCACGACGCCATCGAGGACAGTAATGGAAAAGTGACCTTCGAAACAATCGAAAAGCACTTTGGCCGTGAAATCGCCCTCATCGTAGACGGGGTTACTAAAGTTAGTAAGATAAATGCGCCAGTTGGGAACGTCGAACAGCGAAAAAAATTGGAGACAATCCAGAAGATGCTCTTTGCCATGGCTGAAGATGTACGAGTGATCTTCGTGAAACTGGCTGACAGGTTACACAACATGCGCACGATAGATTTTGTCGAAGATGAAGAGAAGAAACGCTACAAAGCCATGGAGACGTTGGAAATATACGCCCCCATAGCCCACAAACTCGGGATCAACGTCATCAAATCGGAACTTGAGGATATATGCTTCAAGGTTCTGTACTACGACGAGTACCAACGGATCAAACAGATGATGGCCCAGAAAAAGGTCGAGCGCGAAGAGAGAATCAAAACGTACATACAACAACTCAGTTCTGCCCTGCAAGAGCACAACATCGACGCGACTGTGGAAGGAAGGTACAAGCACTATTACAGTATCTGGAAAAAGATGATCCAAAAGGGTAAGGACTTCAACGAGCTCTACGACCTGATGGGACTACGCGCCATCGTGAAGGATGTAACCACGTGCTACACAACCGTGGGTATCGTCCACAATCTCTGGGTACCGCTCCCCGGAAGGTTCAAGGACTACATTGCTGCTCCAAAATCCAATGGTTACCGCTCGATCCACACAACAGTGGTTACACAATTCGGTGAACCTCTCGAGGTTCAAATAAGGGACATTCAGATGCACGAAGAAGCCGAGTACGGTCTGATCGCCCACTGGGCGTACAAAGAGGGAGAAGGCAGGGTCGATGTTAAGCAAAAATGGATACTTCGCATCTCCGAATGGCGCAAAGAACTCGCCCAGGGACTCGCGAGTGTTGACGATCTCAAAAAGGAACTCCAAATGTCGGAGGTGTTTGTTCTTACACCAAAAGGAGAAATCGTGCACTTACCGTATGGAGCAACCCCTATAGATTTTGCTTATGCGATACACACCGAAATCGGCCATCACTACGCCGGTGCTAAGGTGAACGGTAAGATTGTGCCGATAGATTACCAGCTCAACAACGGTGATGTTGTCGAAATTATAGTAAACAAGTCTTCCCCGGGTCCGAGCTTGGACTGGCTCAGGTACGCAAAAAGCCCGCGAACGAAAGCAAAGATCAAGAGGTTCTTTAAAGAGAAGGAACGCGAAAAACTTATTGAAAGAGGCAAAGACGTGCTACGTCAAGTGGCCAAACGATTGAACGTTTCCATTGACGAACTACTTCAGCGTGAAGAGATTAAGAAATACATGCAGTCCCACCAAATCGATGAAGAAGAGTTTATCACAAGACTCGGCGACCGCACGATAACGCAGGACGAACTACTCGTGATCCTCGGTATTAAGGAAGTACCCAAGAAAAAACAGGAACGAAGGCAGAAAAAATCCCCGACTTCACTAGTTCTGGTCGACGGTATCGACACACTTGATATCCATTTTGCCAAATGTTGCAACCCCATACCGGGCGATAAGATCGTTGCGGTATCGAGTAAACGTGGTGTGACGATACACCGCTCGAACTGTCAAAACGTCATCGGATTGGGTAGTGATCGAAAATTCCCGGCATTGTGGCGTGCCGATCTTACCGCACAGTTCGGTGTCGACCTGAAAATGGAACTTGACAGGAAGGAAAGGGTCCCTGATATACTTTCTAAGGCTATGGAACGGAAGTACGAACTGAGGAACTTCAAATTCCTCGAAATCTCCTACGACTACGTAATTGTCTCCGTTACCGTGGCTGTTAAATCTTTGGAAGAATTGGAAAACATGATGCACTTCTTCACCGGACTGCCAGGGGTAAGAAAGGTGGTGCGCGTCTGA
- a CDS encoding ABC transporter ATP-binding protein, whose amino-acid sequence MSYALKIENLYFSYDTNFSLEDVNLQIPEGILFGIIGPNGSGKTTLLSLIMKFLKPSHGRIEIFGHDTRKLSHKSLARLVAYIAQDFNPAYDFSVEEIVEMGGIARRRSFFESVVYEEELLRALSIVDLVNLRKRPFSTLSGGQQRRALIARAIYQNTPVIVADELTNHLDLGQAIKVMDYLKSLTRMGKTIVITLHDLGFATKYCDILALMDNGRVISVGRPNEVLTEETISRIYKAKVRVIKTSDVPYPWVVF is encoded by the coding sequence GTGAGTTACGCGTTGAAGATCGAGAACCTTTATTTTTCGTACGACACGAACTTCTCGCTGGAGGATGTGAATCTACAGATCCCAGAGGGTATTCTGTTTGGTATCATCGGACCGAACGGTTCAGGAAAAACAACACTCTTATCGTTGATTATGAAATTCCTCAAACCCTCTCATGGGCGGATAGAAATCTTCGGCCACGATACACGCAAGCTTTCGCACAAATCTCTCGCACGCCTTGTAGCTTACATCGCACAAGACTTCAATCCCGCGTACGACTTTTCCGTAGAGGAAATAGTTGAGATGGGGGGCATCGCAAGACGCAGAAGCTTCTTTGAATCGGTTGTCTACGAAGAAGAACTACTCAGGGCACTTTCAATAGTGGACTTGGTGAACCTTCGCAAAAGACCTTTCTCAACGCTCAGTGGTGGGCAACAAAGGCGTGCACTGATTGCCAGGGCAATTTACCAAAACACCCCCGTGATCGTTGCCGACGAATTGACGAACCATTTGGATTTGGGACAAGCAATAAAGGTAATGGATTACCTCAAATCGTTGACGAGGATGGGGAAGACGATCGTTATCACACTGCACGACTTGGGATTTGCCACAAAGTACTGCGACATTCTTGCCTTGATGGACAACGGTCGAGTAATATCCGTTGGACGTCCCAACGAAGTTCTCACAGAAGAGACAATCTCTAGGATTTACAAAGCTAAGGTACGCGTCATCAAAACATCGGACGTACCGTACCCGTGGGTGGTCTTCTAA
- the dtd gene encoding D-aminoacyl-tRNA deacylase, which produces MRAVVQRVDRAAVRVDGQVVGQIDRGFLVLLGVGKGDSLEDVKYLAEKIVNLRVFDDEQGKMNLSLLDVGGQMLIVSQFTLYGDCRRGRRPSYSDSAPPDVAKELYEAFIEEVKKFGVPVQTGVFAAHMLVEIHNNGPVTLLLDSKKLF; this is translated from the coding sequence ATGAGGGCCGTTGTCCAGCGTGTTGATAGAGCAGCAGTACGTGTCGACGGTCAAGTGGTGGGTCAGATAGATCGTGGATTTCTGGTTCTGTTAGGTGTGGGCAAAGGCGATAGCCTCGAAGATGTTAAGTACCTTGCCGAAAAGATCGTAAATTTGCGTGTTTTCGATGACGAACAGGGTAAGATGAACCTCTCGTTGCTGGATGTGGGTGGGCAGATGCTCATTGTCTCACAGTTCACCCTTTACGGTGACTGTAGGCGTGGGCGAAGGCCATCGTACAGCGATAGTGCGCCTCCCGATGTTGCCAAGGAACTATACGAAGCGTTCATAGAGGAAGTCAAGAAATTCGGTGTCCCGGTCCAAACCGGTGTGTTTGCCGCTCACATGTTGGTGGAGATCCACAACAATGGACCGGTAACGTTGCTCCTTGATTCAAAAAAACTCTTCTGA
- a CDS encoding ATP-binding protein — protein MNQIVTISFSALTENIKIARAVIHTFLTFRGVFDKDIFDTELAVNEAIANIIQHTYKGEPKYVVMTLRWTDPNVLEVLLRDFGPKVDVSKVKPRDLDDIRPGGLGVYIIQRIFETMEFKDVADGNLLYLRRTFLIPPKKDETGEA, from the coding sequence TTGAACCAGATAGTTACGATATCTTTTAGCGCGCTTACTGAGAACATAAAAATCGCGAGGGCGGTCATTCACACCTTTCTCACGTTTCGCGGTGTTTTCGATAAAGATATTTTCGATACCGAACTCGCGGTTAACGAAGCGATAGCCAATATCATACAACACACATATAAAGGCGAACCAAAGTACGTTGTCATGACGTTGAGGTGGACCGATCCCAATGTTCTTGAAGTGTTACTACGAGACTTTGGTCCGAAGGTGGATGTTTCGAAGGTGAAACCCCGCGATCTTGACGACATTCGCCCAGGTGGTTTGGGGGTTTACATCATCCAACGCATCTTCGAAACGATGGAATTCAAAGATGTTGCCGACGGAAATTTGTTGTACCTTAGACGTACGTTCTTGATTCCTCCAAAAAAGGATGAGACGGGAGAAGCTTGA
- a CDS encoding alanine/ornithine racemase family PLP-dependent enzyme has product MYPKLVIDLEAIASNTEKVAQMCHQRGIELVAVTKLVLADSTIAKTMRFSGADKLGDSRMKNIVKLREGGVPGPYQLLRIPMKSELGLVVRFVDEVLVSMPETAYELDALAGYYQRNLQVIYMVDVGDLREGVWFEKAVNEILDVARKLKNVRLVGIGTNVGCYGGVLPTVENMNILLNIKRELENQLDYELKVSGGSTVALKLLEDGTLPQGINQFRVGEGIILGTDATGDRDIPYLSQDTVVLEAEVVEVDYKPSVPYGELGKDAFGRTPVFEDRGWRRRVILAVGEQDVKPDGLKPLEKGLKVLHASSDHLIVDVTDSEREFKVGDIIRFRMSYGCALRAFTSPYVEKEFKRI; this is encoded by the coding sequence GTGTACCCAAAACTTGTCATCGATCTTGAGGCGATCGCATCGAACACGGAAAAGGTGGCCCAAATGTGTCATCAAAGGGGAATAGAGCTCGTTGCCGTCACAAAGCTCGTACTTGCCGACTCGACGATCGCGAAAACGATGAGGTTCAGTGGTGCCGATAAACTTGGAGATTCGAGGATGAAGAACATAGTAAAGCTCAGGGAAGGTGGTGTCCCGGGACCGTATCAGCTTCTCAGGATACCGATGAAATCCGAACTCGGGCTCGTGGTCCGTTTCGTCGATGAAGTCTTGGTCTCCATGCCCGAGACGGCTTACGAACTTGATGCACTTGCCGGTTATTACCAAAGGAACCTTCAGGTTATATACATGGTAGATGTTGGGGATTTGCGTGAGGGAGTGTGGTTCGAAAAGGCGGTTAATGAAATCCTCGATGTTGCGAGAAAGTTGAAAAACGTTAGGCTCGTTGGGATAGGTACGAACGTTGGGTGCTACGGAGGGGTTTTACCAACCGTTGAGAATATGAACATCTTGCTCAACATCAAGCGCGAACTGGAAAATCAACTCGATTACGAGTTGAAGGTTAGTGGTGGTAGCACGGTCGCCCTCAAACTTTTGGAGGACGGAACGCTTCCGCAAGGGATAAACCAATTTCGAGTGGGCGAGGGTATCATCCTCGGTACAGATGCGACTGGTGATCGCGATATTCCGTACTTGTCCCAGGATACGGTCGTGCTCGAGGCTGAGGTTGTTGAGGTTGATTACAAACCTTCCGTTCCGTACGGAGAGCTCGGAAAAGACGCGTTTGGTCGCACGCCGGTATTTGAAGATCGTGGATGGCGACGCAGGGTAATCTTGGCCGTTGGGGAACAGGATGTCAAGCCTGATGGATTGAAACCATTGGAGAAGGGGCTCAAAGTTTTGCACGCTTCGAGTGATCACCTGATAGTCGATGTTACGGACTCCGAGCGCGAGTTCAAAGTTGGTGATATAATACGATTCAGGATGAGTTACGGTTGTGCTCTAAGGGCTTTCACAAGTCCGTACGTGGAAAAGGAGTTTAAACGTATTTAA
- the xerA gene encoding site-specific tyrosine recombinase/integron integrase → MDRLVEAFEDYLGHVRRCSENTLKAYMKDVRRFLEYTQKHPRDVSRNDVEGFIKALSKGMITGGEVTESTISRYISSLRVFFDYLHLIGVVSENPMEKVRHPRLRKKVPNFLSIEEVRAMLNAFDERKIKYKAILSLLYFCGLRVGELCNLRVEDVSFYPPYVKVVMGKGNKDRIVPISESALNVLEAYVERYRPRIYFFEGRAGKPIHPATVFRVVKRAAKKAGVTKNIHPHTLRHSFATHLIMNNVNVKIVQELLGHANLSTTSIYLHVADREKFEAVKRLVI, encoded by the coding sequence ATGGACAGACTCGTGGAAGCTTTTGAAGACTACCTCGGACACGTGAGACGATGTTCGGAAAACACACTCAAAGCGTATATGAAAGATGTGCGGAGGTTCTTGGAGTACACACAAAAACATCCACGCGACGTTTCAAGAAACGATGTGGAAGGTTTTATTAAAGCGCTATCGAAAGGGATGATAACCGGAGGGGAAGTTACCGAATCAACAATATCGCGTTATATCTCTTCCCTTAGGGTTTTCTTTGACTACCTCCACCTCATCGGTGTAGTCAGTGAAAACCCTATGGAGAAGGTTCGACACCCGAGGCTGAGGAAGAAGGTACCAAATTTCCTGTCGATCGAGGAAGTGCGTGCCATGTTGAACGCGTTTGATGAAAGAAAAATAAAATACAAAGCGATACTCTCACTCCTGTACTTTTGTGGTCTGCGTGTGGGTGAACTGTGTAACCTGAGGGTCGAAGATGTGTCCTTCTATCCGCCGTACGTCAAAGTTGTGATGGGAAAGGGAAACAAGGACAGAATAGTGCCCATAAGTGAATCGGCTTTAAACGTGCTGGAAGCTTACGTGGAACGTTACAGGCCGAGGATCTACTTCTTCGAAGGTCGGGCTGGGAAACCAATCCATCCGGCCACGGTCTTCAGGGTGGTGAAGAGGGCCGCAAAGAAAGCTGGTGTGACAAAGAACATCCATCCCCACACCCTCAGACACTCGTTCGCGACGCACTTGATAATGAACAACGTGAACGTGAAAATCGTTCAAGAGTTACTTGGTCATGCAAACCTCAGCACGACGAGTATTTATTTACACGTTGCCGACAGGGAGAAATTCGAAGCGGTGAAGAGACTGGTGATATGA
- a CDS encoding divergent PAP2 family protein, whose product MKWIAELFKNIPFLSAFIGFLSAQFAKVLIYKDIKVFGRYGGMPSAHVATASALAWAVGYTTGFSSPETAIAAIFLAITTADAVGLRRNVDPNKGHTLMEVVYGFALGWLVALLTVKIFR is encoded by the coding sequence ATGAAGTGGATAGCCGAACTGTTCAAAAACATTCCTTTCCTCTCGGCTTTCATTGGTTTCCTCTCGGCACAATTTGCGAAGGTTCTAATATACAAGGATATAAAGGTTTTTGGAAGGTACGGAGGGATGCCCAGCGCACACGTCGCCACGGCCTCGGCACTTGCCTGGGCTGTTGGGTATACAACCGGTTTCAGCTCTCCGGAAACCGCGATTGCGGCAATTTTCCTTGCCATAACAACAGCTGACGCGGTGGGACTCAGAAGAAATGTCGACCCGAACAAGGGCCACACGTTGATGGAGGTTGTATACGGTTTTGCATTGGGATGGCTGGTGGCTCTGTTGACCGTCAAGATCTTCAGATAA
- a CDS encoding purine-nucleoside phosphorylase — translation MNRDVLQAVEYIKPKLHKPPKVALILGSGLGFLASEVKDAVVIPYTEIPNFPRSTAPGHEGKLVIGELFGKNVLVLSGRFHIYEGWHPSEIKKVIHVLKAIGVERMLITNAAGAINTNYQPGDIVLVKDVINFMFRNPLRGPNDDEMGPRFPDMLSAFDREWMTRVKNALPELKEGVYIAVTGPSYETPAEIVAFRKLGADLVGMSTVPEVIACAHVGIKVLIFSCATNMAAGILAQPLSHEEVMEVANKVKERFSNIVKVALEQL, via the coding sequence GTGAACCGCGACGTTTTACAGGCTGTCGAGTACATCAAACCCAAGTTGCACAAGCCTCCGAAAGTGGCACTCATCCTCGGTTCCGGGCTCGGTTTCCTCGCGAGTGAGGTCAAAGATGCAGTGGTGATTCCGTACACCGAGATTCCGAATTTCCCACGTTCCACAGCCCCAGGGCACGAGGGTAAACTGGTCATTGGTGAACTGTTCGGTAAGAACGTTCTCGTATTGAGCGGTAGGTTCCACATTTACGAGGGTTGGCATCCGAGTGAGATAAAGAAAGTTATCCATGTTCTCAAGGCAATCGGTGTTGAACGTATGTTGATCACCAACGCTGCTGGTGCAATAAACACCAACTACCAACCGGGAGATATCGTTCTGGTCAAGGATGTTATAAACTTCATGTTCAGGAATCCGCTCCGCGGTCCGAATGACGATGAGATGGGCCCACGTTTTCCTGATATGCTCAGTGCGTTCGACCGCGAATGGATGACGCGTGTTAAAAACGCCCTCCCGGAGCTTAAGGAAGGAGTCTACATCGCCGTTACCGGTCCATCCTATGAAACACCTGCCGAGATAGTCGCCTTTAGAAAACTTGGAGCGGATCTGGTAGGTATGTCTACCGTTCCGGAAGTTATCGCCTGTGCGCACGTGGGTATAAAGGTACTCATTTTCTCGTGTGCTACAAACATGGCGGCTGGTATCCTGGCCCAACCACTCTCCCACGAAGAGGTCATGGAAGTTGCCAATAAGGTCAAGGAGAGGTTTTCGAATATCGTCAAAGTCGCCTTGGAACAGCTTTAA
- a CDS encoding DUF4940 domain-containing protein: protein MKIHLSVDTVDVDKRGYAELSIKSNVPVEFSLDGKTYSIVPYRFGDETVLLEYTYEESDSMIQTLTKEYVLQQILRKDVYPDSLKNIAHHFKIGLKKFRILVVKYNDVEEREFSRYSLSNVTFGVVASEFEGESVDLHLLPSNVTVRTKDGYFLSGVTDTAEEGLRQALLIAKWFRGGSYDELVSLALSGGSEEPKLRRMVSDWAGLIKLVISGELVKVARDPSREFYLGQILKRLRMFKAETLFNPLNPLEMVALGVLFAKYGGGGHFEPDSYDIF, encoded by the coding sequence ATGAAAATTCATCTGAGCGTTGATACCGTGGACGTTGACAAAAGGGGTTACGCTGAGCTTTCCATCAAGTCAAACGTACCTGTGGAGTTCTCACTCGACGGAAAAACTTATTCTATAGTTCCTTACAGATTTGGTGATGAAACGGTACTGCTCGAGTACACCTACGAGGAATCCGACTCGATGATCCAAACGCTCACTAAAGAGTACGTACTCCAGCAGATCTTACGCAAAGATGTTTATCCAGATAGTCTCAAGAACATAGCGCACCATTTCAAAATTGGATTGAAAAAGTTCCGTATATTGGTGGTAAAATATAACGATGTGGAAGAGCGGGAGTTCTCAAGGTACAGCCTCTCGAATGTCACGTTTGGAGTTGTGGCCTCGGAGTTCGAAGGTGAGAGTGTTGACCTGCACTTACTACCTTCCAACGTGACTGTCAGGACGAAAGATGGTTACTTTCTCTCTGGTGTAACTGATACCGCCGAAGAGGGTCTTAGACAAGCATTACTGATTGCAAAATGGTTCCGTGGAGGAAGTTACGATGAACTAGTCAGCCTTGCATTGAGTGGTGGCTCCGAGGAGCCGAAATTGAGAAGGATGGTTAGCGACTGGGCGGGACTAATAAAACTCGTCATCTCCGGCGAACTTGTTAAGGTGGCACGCGATCCCTCGAGAGAATTTTACCTTGGACAAATCCTGAAAAGGTTGAGGATGTTCAAGGCGGAAACACTGTTCAACCCGCTTAATCCACTCGAGATGGTCGCACTTGGTGTACTTTTTGCCAAGTACGGAGGAGGCGGTCACTTTGAACCAGATAGTTACGATATCTTTTAG
- a CDS encoding epoxyqueuosine reductase QueH: MSLKCHLLHVCCAPDLVIAYLAGARGDVFFYNPNIHPKEEYEKRKHEVLKVARLFNLEVVEAEYDPENFFKSVRGLEHEPEGGKRCRVCFELRLRKTASVVKELGYASFSTTLTASPKKDVHTVNEVGKTVALETGTVYLANVYRKSPTYNDAQRLTKLLGIYRQNYCGCTFSRRVEQDENSSER, encoded by the coding sequence ATGTCATTGAAATGTCATCTACTCCACGTTTGTTGTGCACCGGACTTGGTTATCGCGTACTTGGCCGGTGCCAGAGGTGATGTGTTCTTCTACAATCCAAACATCCACCCGAAGGAAGAATACGAGAAGCGAAAACATGAAGTGTTGAAAGTTGCGCGGTTGTTCAACCTCGAGGTGGTAGAAGCCGAGTACGATCCGGAAAACTTCTTCAAGTCCGTGAGAGGTTTAGAACATGAACCCGAGGGTGGTAAGAGGTGCCGTGTCTGTTTCGAACTCCGTTTACGAAAAACCGCGTCGGTTGTAAAAGAACTGGGTTATGCCTCGTTTTCCACAACCTTGACAGCATCACCAAAGAAGGATGTTCACACCGTGAACGAGGTGGGTAAGACAGTTGCACTCGAGACCGGTACCGTGTATCTGGCCAACGTTTACAGAAAGAGTCCAACGTACAACGATGCACAACGTCTCACTAAACTACTCGGCATATACAGGCAAAACTACTGTGGATGCACCTTTAGTAGGAGAGTGGAACAGGATGAAAATTCATCTGAGCGTTGA
- a CDS encoding transglycosylase SLT domain-containing protein — protein MRKPLVISLIFLVFFMLPAGLSFGSNAQVSQLPGNLDRSQGQVPSSQNAISESYTTLTNSVPPVPKWFQTEVSRRRAGAGEKTTPEFTAELWNIVWEVSTQYEIDPFFISAVIAVESNFRNVKGPGGVLGMMQILPSTARTIAQLLKLEQPKDWNELLTNHKLNITYGTAYLSYLFKQTGSLSKALERYNNGPKKETFAQTVMGVYERYKSLHLQETGQK, from the coding sequence TTGAGGAAACCTTTAGTCATATCGCTTATCTTCTTGGTCTTTTTTATGTTACCGGCAGGTCTGTCTTTCGGTTCCAACGCCCAAGTTTCCCAACTACCGGGAAACCTCGACCGTTCGCAAGGCCAAGTGCCTTCTTCTCAGAACGCTATCTCGGAGAGTTACACCACTTTGACAAACTCGGTGCCGCCTGTACCAAAGTGGTTCCAGACCGAGGTTTCAAGGAGGAGGGCCGGGGCTGGAGAAAAAACTACCCCAGAGTTTACCGCAGAATTGTGGAACATCGTTTGGGAAGTCTCAACCCAATACGAAATTGACCCATTCTTCATTTCCGCAGTAATCGCAGTTGAGAGTAACTTCAGAAACGTCAAAGGACCCGGCGGTGTTTTAGGGATGATGCAAATCCTACCATCGACGGCACGAACAATAGCACAACTGCTTAAATTGGAACAACCAAAAGACTGGAACGAATTACTGACAAATCATAAGTTAAACATCACCTATGGCACGGCTTACTTGTCTTACCTTTTCAAGCAGACTGGGAGTCTGTCAAAGGCCCTTGAACGTTACAATAACGGTCCGAAGAAAGAGACTTTCGCTCAGACCGTGATGGGAGTTTACGAGCGCTACAAAAGTTTGCACCTTCAGGAAACAGGACAAAAGTGA